A region of Asterias amurensis chromosome 20, ASM3211899v1 DNA encodes the following proteins:
- the LOC139952229 gene encoding uncharacterized protein has protein sequence MTAERTLELPALGRPMQLGMLYDCRSDTPIPGITLWDPAILHADRNVIPKPGTHFSIISSDGVKDKTSALNVEAELKASVLCGLVEVQGAAKYLNDTKASERQSRLTLHYEATTRFEQLTMKHLGRHNVQHADVFDQGTATHVVTGILYGAKAFFVFDRDCTNEDKIKNVQGRLKALVEKIPLLNIGVGGSVTLSDQEKKEQTNIRCTFHGDFTLRANPSNFEEAIEVYKQLPTVLGKNGENAVPMRVWLYPLVKLDDRSAKLARAITVNLITDSQKILERLDQMQVKCDDTKTQKICTDFPQFVDNIDNLKELLLRKKLSFRQFLARVLPQIRGGSVQENELHKAVVDFEQCPFNLKYVEDWLSKLGKEMSVVKAYVRYFEGIQIISSREDLEALILDPLIKHIVCFAFPCIGHEDKYLTVLSKCLKSNKADSQSYIPANKGWFNGVTASKNIRRYAESFVEFYRANLTNPTTIFAVTGFDDGDHEATVGGSMFLYDYGVLATKTFEPPGKPVKLKVSGKSHDSVSLEWQPPSHGVPELKHYIVKCREAAIPQADSTDWIELQTDGADVTVIGLSPFTSYEFKVVSVCQAGVSQASETTSAKTYPSSPPTQLRKQRASMCSISIGWSKPSQIGKGLIINNYLVKYRPASGPSESKVHKKVYTSDQSCAFTIDELHNDTPYEFLVSAICSGSVTGAESDSIEVRTGLSQKTEGYAHQIAKESQVLSRGCVAKGKPEILQLPLKKLRCHRNAKYCSYSFGMKSGTCPSQDKVIMVVGATGAGKSTLINGMVNYILQVEWEDEFRFKIVDDQADGKSKSQADSQTQIITSYTIHKHKNHSISYTLTIIDTPGFGDTTGIEQDKAITDQIRDFFSHSDTHQIDHIDGIGFVAQASLARQTPTQGYVFDSILSVFGIDISPNILLLVTFADGKDPPLIAALREAGIPCSDELFKFNNSALFANNKVESARSVVDDFCAGASERDDIASFDKMFWKMGFRSMFKFFHALGQLDPRSLYLTKEVLQERKRLEVSLEGLQPQIRVGVCKVEELRREHEILEQHEVNIEANKDFCFEVDVMKSKKIDISGTGNYITNCSVCHFICHYPCTITDDTKLSGCFAITDDRCRVCPGKCIWNVHSSQQYKLEYYSEKETRKYTNLEKRYKDARAKKLSVEQVIQRQLQEFKDVVEGVSVLLCRSNASIKRLDEIALRPYPLSTVEYIDLLIQSEKMEAEKGWESRVRALENVREQAHIISLVKLGNFKPLEPYAEPQMAKGDKQDKGWLSTWSKLVQSIEKNKGKSTK, from the coding sequence ATGACAGCGGAGAGGACACTTGAGCTTCCGGCATTGGGTCGACCAATGCAGCTCGGAATGCTGTATGATTGCCGCAGTGACACTCCTATACCAGGAATTACGCTATGGGATCCAGCGATATTACATGCTGATCGCAACGTCATTCCGAAGCCTGGGACACATTTCAGCATCATTTCATCGGATGGAGTGAAAGACAAAACATCCGCCCTGAACGTCGAAGCAGAATTGAAGGCAAGTGTCTTATGCGGTTTGGTGGAGGTGCAAGGAGCAGCCAAGTATCTCAATGACACCAAAGCATCGGAGCGCCAATCTCGTCTGACTCTGCATTATGAAGCAACAACAAGGTTTGAACAGTTGACAATGAAACATCTTGGAAGACACAATGTTCAGCACGCCGACGTCTTTGATCAAGGTACTGCAACTCATGTAGTAACGGGTATATTGTATGGGGCAAAAGCATTTTTTGTGTTTGACAGGGACTGTACAAATGAGGATAAGATTAAGAATGTACAGGGAAGATTAAAGGCTTTAGTAGAGAAGATACCTTTACTTAATATTGGAGTAGGTGGATCAGTCACGCTCAGTGATCAagagaaaaaagaacaaacaaacatacgTTGTACATTTCACGGTGATTTTACCCTGCGAGCAAATCCATCAAACTTTGAAGAGGCTATCGAGGTATACAAGCAGTTGCCAACAGTGTTGGGGAAGAATGGAGAAAATGCCGTACCCATGCGGGTTTGGCTTTACCCCTTAGTTAAGTTAGACGACAGGTCTGCCAAATTGGCCCGAGCAATTACTGTTAATCTAATCACCGATTCTCAAAAGATTCTTGAGAGGTTGGACCAAATGCAGGTAAAATGTGATGACACTAAGACGCAGAAAATATGTACAGATTTTCCTCAATTTGTAGATAATATTGATAATCTGAAAGAACTGCTCCTCCGTAAGAAGTTGTCCTTCAGACAATTTCTAGCTCGAGTGCTGCCCCAAATTCGCGGGGGAAGTGTTCAAGAAAACGAACTTCACAAAGCTGTTGTTGATTTCGAACAATGTCCATTCAATTTAAAATATGTTGAGGATTGGCTAAGTAAACTAGGCAAAGAGATGAGTGTTGTAAAGGCTTATGTGAGATATTTTGAAGGGATTCAAATCATCAGCTCTCGTGAAGATCTAGAGGCATTGATTTTGGACCCTTTAATTAAGCACATTGTCTGCTTTGCATTTCCTTGTATTGGACATGAAGATAAGTACCTAACTGTTTTATCAAAATGTCTCAAATCTAACAAGGCAGATTCCCAGTCGTACATTCCGGCTAATAAGGGGTGGTTTAATGGCGTGACTGCATCCAAGAATATTAGGAGATATGCTGAAAGCTTTGTTGAGTTTTACCGGGCGAACTTAACGAATCCAACAACCATCTTTGCGGTGACAGGGTTTGACGATGGTGATCATGAAGCTACTGTTGGGGGGTCCATGTTTCTGTACGACTATGGGGTTCTAGCAACAAAGACATTTGAACCCCCAGGTAAGCCAGTTAAACTCAAAGTGTCTGGAAAGTCTCATGATTCAGTTTCCCTTGAATGGCAACCACCGAGTCACGGTGTACCAGAGTTGAAGCACTACATAGTCAAATGCAGGGAGGCAGCAATTCCACAAGCGGACTCAACTGATTGGATAGAGCTGCAGACAGATGGAGCCGATGTTACTGTGATCGGATTGAGCCCATTCACTTCATATGAGTTTAAGGTCGTATCTGTTTGTCAAGCTGGGGTAAGTCAGGCTAGTGAAACAACCTCGGCTAAAACCTACCCTTCTAGTCCACCGACACAGCTTAGGAAGCAGCGAGCATCGATGTGCAGTATTTCCATTGGATGGAGCAAACCATCTCAAATTGGCAAAGGTCTAATCATCAACAACTATTTGGTCAAATACAGACCTGCTTCTGGTCCTTCTGAAAGCAAAGTACATAAGAAAGTTTATACCAGCGATCAGTCGTGTGCTTTTACAATTGATGAATTGCATAATGACACTCCATATGAGTTTTTGGTATCTGCTATATGTAGCGGTTCAGTAACTGGTGCAGAAAGTGACTCGATTGAAGTACGTACCGGTTTGTCTCAGAAGACTGAGGGATACGCACATCAAATTGCCAAAGAATCGCAGGTACTTTCCAGAGGCTGTGTGGCAAAGGGCAAACCAGAAATCCTACAGCTTCCCTTGAAGAAGTTACGTTGTCATCGTAATGCCAAGTATTGTAGTTACAGCTTTGGTATGAAGTCTGGGACCTGTCCGAGTCAGGATAAAGTCATCATGGTAGTTGGTGCTACAGGTGCCGGGAAGAGCACATTAATCAATGGCATGGTTAACTACATCTTACAAGTTGAGTGGGAAGATGAGTTTCGGTTTAAGATTGTTGATGATCAAGCGGACGGGAAATCCAAGTCACAAGCAGACAGCCAAACACAGATCATAACATCATACACcatacacaaacacaaaaaccacaGTATATCTTACACATTGACGATCATCGACACTCCTGGATTTGGAGACACTACTGGTATCGAGCAAGACAAAGCCATCACCGACCAAATCCGAGATTTCTTCTCTCATTCCGACACTCATCAGATAGACCACATCGATGGAATAGGCTTTGTTGCCCAAGCTTCACTAGCACGTCAAACCCCTACCCAAGGTTACGTCTTTGATTCCATCCTGTCCGTCTTTGGTATAGACATCTCGCCAAACATTCTACTTCTCGTTACATTCGCAGATGGGAAAGATCCTCCACTTATTGCAGCACTCCGAGAAGCAGGTATTCCGTGCAGCGATGAATTATTCAAATTCAACAACTCTGCCCTTTTTGCTAATAATAAGGTAGAGTCAGCAAGGTCGGTTGTTGACGATTTCTGCGCTGGTGCGTCTGAAAGAGATGACATTGCCAGCTTTGACAAGATGTTTTGGAAGATGGGGTTTCGAAGTATGTTTAAGTTTTTCCACGCTCTGGGCCAGCTTGACCCACGAAGCCTTTATCTCACTAAGGAAGTCCTTCAAGAGAGAAAGCGCTTGGAGGTTTCTCTTGAAGGCCTACAACCTCAAATCCGAGTGGGTGTTTGTAAAGTTGAAGAGCTCCGTCGGGAGCATGAAATATTGGAGCAACATGAAGTAAACATCGAGGCAAACAAAGACTTCTGTTTCGAAGTTGACGTcatgaaaagcaaaaaaattgaCATATCAGGCACCGGTAACTACATCACAAACTGCTCCGTATGTCATTTTATATGTCACTACCCGTGTACCATTACCGATGACACGAAATTAAGTGGTTGCTTTGCAATAACCGATGATAGGTGCCGTGTCTGTCCGGGTAAATGTATCTGGAACGTTCACTCTAGTCAACAGTACAAGTTAGAATATTACAGTGAGAAGGAAACACGAAAATACACCAATCTTGAGAAGCGTTACAAGGACGCAAGAGCCAAAAAACTCAGCGTGGAGCAGGTGATTCAAAGACAACTACAAGAGTTCAAAGACGTCGTGGAAGGTGTGTCTGTACTACTATGTCGCTCCAACGCAAGTATAAAACGACTTGATGAGATAGCTTTGAGGCCATACCCTCTCAGCACGGTTGAGTATATTGACTTGCTGATCCAGTCAGAGAAGATGGAAGCTGAAAAAGGCTGGGAATCCAGGGTAAGGGCACTTGAGAATGTCCGAGAACAGGCACACATAATAAGTCTAGTTAAACTTGGCAATTTTAAACCTTTAGAACCCTATGCGGAGCCCCAAATGGCAAAAGGAGACAAACAAGACAAAGGTTGGCTCTCCACGTGGTCAAAGCTTGTGCAATCCATAGAAAAGAACAAAGGGAAATCTACTAAATAA
- the LOC139952230 gene encoding uncharacterized protein → MSSKTMNGDKRGKGIDDGEEGREGDNEEEEEENIETQESDERASLQKEDTSVVLVTDADMHNADVMDSSIDEERSPRTKCRCFSYVVKAAGEKEARPVLRKMLEAVASVPVLAMLLKCGQERKKCDAKTSLQDLTLYTIIIRASRANRERLIKQAELDSNLVNILKAYPKRKVVKLHPVLSVPEREDTSEEET, encoded by the exons atgtcatcaaagacAATGAATGGTGACAAGCGGGGTAAAGGAATTGATGATGGCGAAGAAGGCCGGGAAGGGGAcaatgaggaggaggaggaggagaacATCGAGACACAAGAATCTGACGAGAGAGCATCCCTTCAGAAAGAGGACACAT CTGTCGTACTGGTGACCGATGCTGATATGCACAATGCAGACGTGATGGATTCTTCAATCGATGAAGAGCGTTCACCACGTACAAAATGTAGATGTTTTAGTTATG TGGTGAAGGCTGCTGGAGAAAAGGAGGCAAGGCCAGTACTAAGGAAAATGTTAGAGGCAGTGGCATCGGTACCAGTACTGGCAATGCTTTTAAAGTGTGGCCAGGAAAGGAAAAAGTGTGATGCCAAGACATCCTTGCAGGATCTCACTCTATATACGATCATTATCA GGGCATCAAGAGCTAATAGAGAAAGACTTATCAAACAGGCAGAGTTAGACTCCAACCTTGTTAATATACTTAAAGCTTATCCTAAGCGAAAAGTTGTCAAACTTCATCCAGTATTGAGTGTACCAGAAAGAGAGGACACCAGTGAAGAGGAAACATAA